AAAAAAATCTAGAGTTTGTAAAGCACCCTTTAGCTACTATTGTAACTTCAATTTTTTTTCCTCGGAGCCAAGTTGTGTGAAGCTAAATCCATTTCGCTAAAAAAAAAGCATAGAACAAAACTAAAAAACGTGGAGTAAAACAGTCTTAAACAATCCTTGAGATACTTCTACTCTTCATTCAACTTGTCTTCACCGGGAGTTGCATTTGGAATAGGAAAAAACAGCAACATGCAATAGAAATTCCAAATAGTGTTGTACCAAGTTCCTTCGCGGTGATTGAGGAGGTTTTGTTACCTTGCTTTCTCTTCTTTCTCTTAATAGTTGTTTTTTCCATTTAGCTTAAGTCATGCGTAAAATTGTTGTGTATGTCGTGGAAGGGATTGAGGGGCCCTATTGTTTGCGTACGGGTAGAGTCTTGGCAGGCAGTGGGGCAGTGACCCATCTAGAAGTATATACTAAGGGTCTCTTTCTCTTTGTTTTATACCTTAGCACTTTTAAGTTTTAATAATTGTAAGCATATAAGAAATATGTGTCTTAGGAGTTCCATATTTCTTACCGTGATAAAGGGGCTCCGAGTCTCCGACTCCGAATACTACTGTCCCTTTGTTAGATCCGGCCTTTGAATCTCGAGCCTCCTTAGAGGAGGTTTGACAAACCCCTGTAGCTCCGCCCCTAACAAAATTATTTCGATGTGATCAAATGACAAAAAATTGACCTGTTCCATGGTGTCTAGGGTGGGAAAATAAAACCGAAACAAAAAAACAAACAGAATAAATCTAAATTTTGGTTTTTTGGATCAGTTTTATTTTTTGAGCTATTCAGTTAATCGGTTTCGTTTCTGTTTTCAATCCACGGATACCGAATGCACCAAAATTCTATAATTCTACTTTTATATTCCATGAAAATTAAATCAATCAATGGCTATACTTCTATAAATCTATAGCTAATGGTTCTTTGCCTCTATAACTATATGATACATTTAAAGTATATGTTATATTGCTCAATTGTGTTGATATAATATCCACTCACATTTTATGAGATTGCAATAATAAGATGATTAATGCGGTTTGGTACGTGTATTTGGGTTCTTATTTTTTAAATTCTAAATATTAAAAATTGTATTAACCAAATCGAATTAACCGAATGCCCACCACTAATGGTGTGTGGGGAGTGAATCTAGTCCTCCTTTGGCATGGCTCTGGCTTATCTGAAAACAGTTTCGGCTCAGACTCCTCTGGCTCCTTGGCTTCTCTGAAGGAGAGGAGCCGTTTTGCAATTCGTTTGGCAAAACAATTTCTCTTGTATTTTTTTTCGAATGATGCATGCGGAGAACATTGTAGGAGCCGGTAGAAACCACGTTTTTGGTGCTCTGACTCCTAGCAATAAAAACAACTCTAGCTCTCGAAAGGCTCTTGACTAGAAACCATTTTTTGTGGCCGTTTGGTAGAACTTCACAATGAGCTCGAGCTGAAGCCATGAAAGGAGTTATGCCAAAGGGGCCCCTAGTCTCCCTTTTTTAGGGGATATTAGGAGCAAAAAAAACCCGCTCCTTGACGTTCCTAACATGCTCCTCACTCTGTAACCCCTCAAGAATCACTTTATAGACTGTTTGTCAAATGTTTTTTTTATTAGATAGATTTACTCATAGTAGAGAATTACCCGATATCACTCTACCAGAAAATCAGCTTTAGAAGCTAGAGAATTATAGAGTGTCAAgaaggaaaaaaaaaagaaagaaaaaacccAACCTTATGTGAGCTCTTTCTCCAAACGCCTACATATTCATGCATCACATAGGAATCCGATGGAGTGGAGCTTCATGAGAAACGAGAGTCCGATCCACATGTCTACTCAAATGAGTGTGAATTGTGATGGTGAACTGTGCCCAATTATAGGCAGATTTTTTTTGTTTGACAGATCTTGGTGCAGCCGCTCTCGAACCAAATCTTTCTGGAAGCACGTGCCAGCTCCAGGACGAAGCTCCCATCCGGCGCGTTCACATGCGAAGCCCCTGTTATCCACTGGCCAGTGGCCACTGCCTCAGCCCGTCAGCCCTCAGCCATGCCCAGACACCCACCCCTACCTACCCCAGCACGTCTTTTCTGCCTCAGCCATCAAAACCCAAACGGCCGCAAACTCACACATCACGAATTCCTGCCTTTTTTTCTAGATTTGAGACGTCACAATTTATTTTTTTCTCTATGTGGCGATTCACTTATTCATTTTATTTTTCTAGGAATTTTTTTTGACTTAACGTCTTAGTGTTGAAAGTTGTGAAATTCTTTTGATGTTTTAGCTCCTGGACAGTTGGTTGGGCCCATATCGATAGGGAACTACGCCTCCATGTATTTTTTTAGTTAGTGACTTATTTTTTTTATATTAGCGTGGTCCAGTTTTCAGAAGCATGGATCAATATAAATATTTTTTTAGAAAGCTCCAATGTTCTAAATTTAATAATATTGGACAGAGGAAGTACATAATTTATGGTTTTTGAACTTGGACGTCCTCCCTTTGGCAATTGACATATCAAcaagtgtaaagcccaaaatttgtataaggagaaaataataaataaataaaaatgttCATAAGTGGGTGTTTTGGGATTATGGAATCTTTGGGGATTATTTGGTTTTCCTttctttgtgcatattcaattaatggGATTATATTGGTCAAATAACAAATAACTAAATACATAAATATGCATCTCATGGTGAAGTTCTTGTAGTTTTGCATtttgtattcaaatttgtgaGACAAGCTTAAGTTAGGAAATTAGAATTTGAAAATGGAAATAGAAaacaaaagagaagaaaaagggaAAGAATATGTACCATAGggaaaataataataatgatatataaataaatatattttctcATACTAGTATTTTTAATTGTGCACTTACCCTGTGTGTGAAACTCATtaacaaattcaaattcaaatagtaAATTTTGAAATGGAGAAAGAAatgcaaaacataaaagaaaaggaTAAAAAAAGAGAGAGACTCCCTCTCAGCCGTTTGGGCCAAAATCCCCAAAACGGCCTATCCGCAACCCCTCTGCGCGGCCCAGCCAAATCCACAGCACTTACTGTCACGTGGCCCCAGCGCCGCAGCCTCTATGCGCCGTGTGGTCGCCCTGTGTCGCCGGCGGGTGGGGCCCTGGTGTCAGGCTCCCCTTCCCCGCGTCGCGCGCTCCTGTAACaagacccgctcgccgcgctgcgGCCGAAAATCCCGGGATTAAGCTCACCGAACCCCCTCCTAGCACATATATAAATCGACCGCAGAGCGCCCCTTTGTCCCCATCTTCCATCTCCATGCCAAGTCAAGGAACCCGAGGCCTCGTCGCCATTATTTCAAAGGATTCAAGCCGCCGCGGTCAAGGTCGTCTTCTATCGCCGCCCGACCCTCGGAGAGTGGTTGTCGTAGTTCGCTGTGGCTCGTGGAGTCTTGCGATAAGGCTCGTCAAGCGTGAAATCAACCGGGTGCGGGGGAATTCCTCATCGTCGTCGCGCGGTACCACGTACCCACCGTATGTCGTGGCTAGTCAATCTGCCACCACCCCATTAGGTAAACAACATGCCATTAGGTTCGCAATGTGCTATACTTCGTGTAGGACCGATCGGTACTCGGCTTTGTGCACTGGCGGTCCGGGAACGCCCTCCCCAGCGTGCTTCTGCCGTGGGCAAGGGTCGCCGTCGCCTGGACACCGTGTTGCTCGGCTGGGGTGAAGATGATGGGTCCTTGGCCGTAAATCGAGCAGTTAACGGCCTGGGTTAGATCGAGGATACCCCTTCGCCTCATATAGATCTAGCTGTTGCAGGGTGATCAGGTGGTGGAGATTGGATTGGCCTTCATTAAATTCAGACCGTCGATCTTCGATCCTATGGCGGGCAGTCCATATCGGGTCGATGAATGGTGGTCTAATCTGGGCGGTCCGATTTTGATCGGACGATTGGAATCCCTACGTACCCCTTCGTCGAGGACTTATTGCATAAGAGCCCCTAATTTATCTTAGATTTAACCCGTAGTTCACTGATGGTATAAACTAATTACAGACATGTATTTTTTTTATCAAAACAGTCCCTGTGCTCTCTGGTAATTATGTCCGCAGTCCAGAGCCATTAggaaaattcaaaattaaatcagaaaatgatttctagtataaaaataattccagaaacttgtttaattcataagtaattcattttaactcctttttgatccattccagttgcattaatctcacattaatattgtttatcatctagtaaccttataCTATCATGAAACCTATGGTTAAAATATTGTACCTCATTTGTTTTATAGTAGACACTTAAACCTTCGAAAAATtataactttataaccgtaattccaaatttagtggttcacaaACCTATGATCTCATAGtatcgcgtagaatattcttacgctatttgttcttatgtttggtgtgatgttaattttgcctacaccatgtttgtttgtattgctgagTAGTAGCGAGGTTATGAGTCACTTGAAGACCAGGTTGGTACCTGggatctcgagtctaaggcaagttgtgcccttgatcacttttctctacctaataatgttcctgttaatcactgtgcatgctcaggttaatttgatgggacctaataggtatccctagcattgtttatctcacaccttgcagacaaaagaactattgggtagttttgctattgctctacatggttttgggaaattaatgttacattatgatcatgttgtAGTTatgctgttgttttaattattgttcatgacaagatcattgtgttaattggaacatagagcttaacttgagatatccgTGCTAGCAcatgggtggaatgggacacacttgagtgactaattaggaaagctagtggagcactaccttacccgaaaggggcaagggcggtagaggagctgcgtataTGGAGGTTCTCAGGTCAATCATGATGTGATGGCTTTTCAGACGAAGGATTCTTATATTGGCCTTCTCAAaaatcgtagcgggttttctgaagctagtgaaactttgtaaaggtctcgtagtggatctctagccattcacctcggaggtgtataagggccttgcaaaccctgtctagatgggatacacgacttgtgggtaaagggtgcaacctctgtagagtgtaaaactggtatatcagctgtgctcacggtcaagagcgactcaggactctcgcatgattaatttatggaattaaacataatttgtcatttgtattgcattgcattgcaggtgttattattaattgtgatatcttatttatttgtgttagtatctacttatacttagtaactgctaataaattttgaccaactctaaaagcaatgctcagctttaaccatctcctttgataagccttacacttcacatgatctcccacctttcgtgagttcatgcatattattccccacaacttgttgagcgatgaacaaatGTGAGCtcccccttgctgtactcacacccccaggtcaagaacagataCCACAAGATGAGGCGTATGGAGGACGCTGtggtgagttcgtgagtggtctaggccgtcgtctcccagtcaactttggttgttggatcgttgtcttcatatggtgtaattatttatctattttgtacagaactccgttatatattaatgaAGTGATATTCGTTTCTGtatcatgagtcatcatatgtgtgagacttaatCCTATCACATTTGGTGATAAGTTCGCGCCCGtgtttggtgcccctaaaacccgggtgtgacaacaagTTCGACACATCACATAAACATATAAATATCTATATTTGCCGTCGAAATATTCTTGGAGAGAAAAGATTCGACTTGATTAGGGATCCTCCATCACGAATCTAAGTCTATCCCAAGTCATATACTTATTAAATCTCTGGTTAACATTTTTAGATACAAAGTTTAAAAAATGAAAGTTTTTGTTTTCAAAAGGAATCTAGTAAGCAAATCTAATAAGTTTTAGATAAAACACCTTACTTGAAATTGAAGATGGACCCATGTTTGTTATATGAGGAAGTATCTTCTGACTTCTGTGCCCTTTTGTATTAGATGCATTAGTTGGCTTTAGATTTGGGGCGACAGCCCACGAGTAGGGACTGCAGGTTTGTGAGTTCGGTAACAACGCACCATGTCAGCATGACACAATGATAACAGCATCATCACCAAGCTAAAAGAATTAACAAATCATCCATTGAAGAAACAATAATCACTTCCTTGGCCTACACAAGGGGTGTAAATCCAGtggaaaagaagaaataaacaaggGCCGCGCTGTCCGGCCGGCTGCTTCTAGTAGTCATTCATTCACTACTACTACTGCCACCTGAAAACTTTCAGCATTGCATCTGCACTAATCAAATAGCACCAGTTCCGGCCCCACCAACTCGCCCCCACCCGCCAGAAGAGAGTCATGTAGGGAAAGGGCGTGGAAAAATGCCGCAAAAGTTTCGGCCGCTGCTGCATCTGTCTTGGACGGAAGCGGCGCCGGCCGATGTGGGGCGGCGAGCTAAAGATCCGGCAGGCTGCCGAAGAACTCGGCGCACGTGGCCGGCGACGGCACGGTGGGCGTGGCGAGCAGGTTGCGGGGGCTGGGGACGAACGGGTCGGAGTAgtaggccggcggcggcggctgccggGACCCGCCGTTGGCCGTGGCGCCTGGGCCAGCGGCGCCGACGCTGGCCGTGGACGCTGCCCGGAGGATGGGGCTGAGCTCGTTGAGCCAGCTGACGCTGCTGGGGTCGAAGGGCAGCGGCGAGAACAGGCCCGacgcggcggccggcggcagcgAGGACGGCAGCGGGGACAGGATGCCGGGGTGCCTCGCGGGGCCGAGCACCGCCGCGAGGGTGCCGTCGGCGGCGTagtccggcgccggcgccggcgcgggCACGGGGCGCACGGACCGCTCGATGGTCGCGAGGCGCGCGGCCGGGGACATGGCGGCGGACGGCGAGAGCAGCAGCTCGGGGGGGAGGAACGCCTGCCCCAGCACGCCGCCGCCGTTGGCGGTGGCGTCGTCGTCAGCCACGTGGCGCTCGTGCTGCGCCTGCGCGCCGGGGCCCGTGAGCCGCTGCACGAGCGCCATGAATTCGCTGGGCTTGGCGTGGATGACCTTGGGCGACGCGTCGTAGATGATGACGGGCGCGCGCCCGGGCtgcgggtggtggtggtggtggtcccGCGGCCTCCCCTGCCCGGGCGCCGGCGGAGCCCCCGAGGCCGAGGGCTTCTTGATGGCGTGCGACTCCATCCTGACGTTGAGCCTGGGCGGGCGCGGGCCCTGCAGCTGCCGGCGCGGCGTGGTGGGGCGCCCCGACGACGACGGCGGGTCCATCGGCCCCTGCGCCCGGTGCAGGTGCTCcgtgtcggcggcggcggcgtgggcgTGGACGTGGCCGTGGTGGAGGAAGGGGGAGCGGGAGTCGGGCCGGGAATGGGAGTGGTTCAACATGAGCGAAGGCGCAAGGGGGCGGGAGCGGGAGGAGTGCGTGTGAGCTGAGCTCCGCCTCCAAAAATCCGCAGGCAGAGGCGAGGGAGGCCAAGTCAAAGGGACGTGTGGGTTTTACGGCGGCAGGGAGGGAGCGCGGtgcttttttatttttattttttacggACGGCAGCTGCCAGCTGCAGCGGCACTCACTTGGGCAGTGGACTCGGCTCGCCTCCGCGTGGCCGGGCCGGTGCAATTTTCTATACGCCGGAAGTGGTATCACGCGCGGGACGGCGGAGAACTCGTCCTGCCCTGCGGACTCCATTTGGAAGCGTCCGGTTCCGCTCTGCCTTTCATGGTTTTGTGTGTTTGCGCTGCCTGTCCGACTGGCATGCCAGCAACGCAAGGCCGTGCAATAGgattatatatatactaggtttgtgcccgtgcgttgccacagaATTTAAACATtagtataaaatataaatacaGAACGAAAATATCTTTATGATATGCAAAATCTGTGTGGCAAAAATATCATCGTAACACTAATATTATGTAACCTAATATTATATTGACGATATAAATATGTAATACTGTTATAAATATATCGACTCAGATAAAGTAAACTGATGTCTATTATTTATACGCGCTTTCTGCTGCGTCGTCGGTGGCATTATTGCATACTTAAGCATGCACAGAGGCTCACTTCATTGGTTTGTAACCATTGATAAGTGGCAAATGGAGGATGGATATAGAAGAAATAGTAGCATAGACAAAATAGGCAAAAACATTTAGCAAGTATATATAATACATAGATACTACATCACATTTacgatatatatatagtttaaataaattagttattGAAACTCATTCTAAATCTTTAGAGCAATATTAATTATGAAGATAAGTCGACATAGTTCAGTTATAAAGATTTAAATACTAACTCAAATGTAAAGGATATAGAACGCACTGCCTCCTTCCCTGACGACTTCGACATCCAATCCGCTCACTCTCAAGATCATATTCCCATTAGCATTGTGCATGATGAATGTTCATAGCCGATTGCTTCCTTTGTTAGAATTGTTAAATAAATGTGTTAATGTGCTTGATGAATGTTCACATTTGATTCCTTGTCAAAACTGTTAAATAACATGTTTTAGTTAGTAAAGGCTACATATAAATGACATGTAAATGAATGTCATCTAAAGGCATCGTTTACTTCTCTATAACATGGTACACAAATTAAATATGGCGCTTTTCTGCTTGGTCGATAAAAAATAGGAGTCTGACAGAATAAAATACACATAACAAGCTTAATCTTATAACTGA
This portion of the Zea mays cultivar B73 chromosome 2, Zm-B73-REFERENCE-NAM-5.0, whole genome shotgun sequence genome encodes:
- the LOC100281832 gene encoding VQ motif family protein; this translates as MLNHSHSRPDSRSPFLHHGHVHAHAAAADTEHLHRAQGPMDPPSSSGRPTTPRRQLQGPRPPRLNVRMESHAIKKPSASGAPPAPGQGRPRDHHHHHPQPGRAPVIIYDASPKVIHAKPSEFMALVQRLTGPGAQAQHERHVADDDATANGGGVLGQAFLPPELLLSPSAAMSPAARLATIERSVRPVPAPAPAPDYAADGTLAAVLGPARHPGILSPLPSSLPPAAASGLFSPLPFDPSSVSWLNELSPILRAASTASVGAAGPGATANGGSRQPPPPAYYSDPFVPSPRNLLATPTVPSPATCAEFFGSLPDL